A segment of the Eptesicus fuscus isolate TK198812 chromosome 9, DD_ASM_mEF_20220401, whole genome shotgun sequence genome:
TTGATCTGCATTTGGATGCTAGTGACTCCCAATTCCAAATTATTTCTGTAGCTGGACATGTTGGGCATTTGAGATCAAATAGAAAATGtgcgcatatatatatacacacacacacacatatacatacatatatgtatgtgtatacatatgaatttatattatttatatatacacacatacaaacccTTCATGCATACATAAGTTTTATATCCATAAgtgaagtcaataaaattaaGTGTAATTAAATCACCAGTTTCCTTCAGTTTGACCAGCATGTATTTCCTGTGCATCGGTGGACTGATTGCTAATGGGACGACCCTTGTTCCTGAGAAGGGTTTTAGATGGAGACTACCAGTTGCCAAGTACGCTTTTCCTCTTAGGCATGTGGTTAGAATCTGAAATACAATGTATGATAACTAGGACAAGTAAAATATACAGGAGGAAATATGATATGTTTTCTGAAAGAAGACTATAAGCCTGATTACTGACAACTAAAGAACCAATAAATATGACTCTTTAGACCTTTAAAAAGCCTTTGACAAGGTTCTATAGTAAATTCGTTTAGATGTAATTGACTATTTCTTGAGCCACAGAAAGAAAGTATGGTATTCTCGAATTCTAGCACAGGTCCTATCTGTCATCCATCTGGTTAGTTATTCTAATGGAGGATGCACTAGTTAGTGAAATCACTAAGTTTACACAGGGCTGTAAGCCCTTCCAGGTTATTTAAAGTTCCAAattgatgccgaaaccggtttggctcaatggatagagcgtcggtctgcggactgaaaggtcccaggttcgattccggtcaagggcatgtacattggctgcgggcacatccctggtggggggtgtgcaggaggcagctggtcgatgattctctctcatcgatgtttctagctctctatccctctctcttcctctctgtaaaaaatcaataaaatatatttaaaaaaaaaaagttccaaattGATCTTTTGAGGTTATGTGAAAAGGCATTAATTGGTAGGTGAATTTCAATGCAGACAGATAAGTGCAAGGTAATAATACTCTTAACCTCAGAGTCATCCAGAAAAGGGACCTGGAAGTTATCTGAACTGTTCCATGGGAGATTAACCCAGTATATAGCTACGGCTTGGATGGCATCGGAAAGGGTTTGAAACCAAAGCACATACATTGCCTTTTATTTGTAGAAAACTgtggtctgtctgcctacctttGTTCATTGTACCTGAAGATGTGAAATTAGATGAGCTCAGGAAAGGGTATCTGAGGTCATCCCGAAGATGAGGGAAGAGGTTCTGTAGGAAGATAGTGTGCTCATGAAAACAGCCTGTTTTACTCGCTGGATATTTCCatttaggaaggaaaaaaactCCTGTTTACCAAAAggctatttcaattttttttatttgatatgcTTAGATCACAATTTAtcttatctttttccttttgtggCATAAGGATtgtgatttacatttttcttcagcATAAATAATTATGGGGTAAATTACTTTGTACATATGAGCTTTCcatattttggattattttctttctttttttttttttttttttcgctgccgccgccgccacaccagattattttcttaatatatattacaaaatatggTATTATGTAGTCAAAGCAtttcagtatttgtctttcatACTTTTGCCAGTATACTTTCCAGATGTTGTACTATTTTATACTGTCTTCTTAGCACTATATTAGAGTACTAGTTTTACTTCATCTCTATCAACATTAGGTATTATTAAGACTtcctccctcgcccccccccccaaaaaaaataaaggcaatttaAATTGCACTTTTTGATCAGTAGCAAGGCCTTACATTTTCACATGTTTGGTATACCTCTTTTCAAATGCCTATGTTCTTGAGTTTACTTTGTGGttctatttgaaattttaatgtttatatgatttttaaaatatgaccaaTAACACAGGTGAAAATATTATGAAACAGCCTCTGACAGTAACAAAAACTGAGAGAgactttctaatattttatttttgatgtacTTTTTGGTTTTATACAGGCGGCTCGTTTGGGATACTTTATAATCCTTTTACTCTTTTTTGGCCTTATTTCCTTGATGATTGTTTTTCTAACCATTAAGCTTGACATTTTtttcctggttttaaaaaaaaaaagataaagatggaGAGAAGTTATAACTGAATTTATAAAATCACAAAGGATATGTATTACTTAGATGAACATGAACTTATTTCACCAAGATGAGGGGGGACGCCTCAAAGCATGAGCAAATTAAACTTGAGTCAGAAAGGGGCAGCAGACAGGCAAAATGTTTTATCCTCTGTAGATAGCCTATACTGCATAGTTCAAGAGTCAAAAGACAGATGAGGGAGGGCGGGTGCTTAAGATATTTGAAGGATGCCTCTTAGAGCGTTGAGGCCGATGTGGACGAGGCCGACTCTCATACCCCACACCAAAAACTCCAAAGCTTGTCAGGCTCCTGTATCAGAGTCAACAGGgactttttgtttcctttttggaCATTTGGAATGACAATTTATCAAAACTGGCTAGTCACTATTGGGCCTGTGttctttgtcttgtttttaaaatcattatagaaagaaaaagatgacaaGTGGAAAAGAGGGAATGAGCCAGcttcagagaaaaaaatggaacctATTGTTTTTGAGAAAGTAAAAATGGTAAGTGGAAAAGTATTTGCACTCTGTGGATGGCCTCAGGTGTGTTTATAAGTGTGGAGGGGTGGCCTGCGGTTGATAGCGAATTGTACCTGGGACTAAAGGGTTCCTCATTTAGATGAGCTCACCTGCTGCCACTTCAGCTTCTTTCCCATGGCTAATTGTTGCCTAATCTGCTCTGTCACAGTTTCTTTGGAGCTAGGTGGCAGCTTAGGAACCTCATCTGTCCCATTTAAGCAAGAGGCATGTTCCATGCCAGAATGTCAAGGCTGTGTGACACCTTCTGAGTAGATGTTACCTCTTGTTAGACCTTCTGTATCTCATTTCCTGTTGCAGTTAAGAACAGTCCAGAAGCCAGGCCAGACTGATCCATTTTAAGCAATCACTTCTTGTATTCTTGCTCTGTCATATTGAAGTAGACACCTTTCTCTTTCCACAGGACATATTGTGGCTGTAGTAGTGGATATCTAATATCAGATCTTGGAATCTTAGGAGAGAGGACTTTTTACTGTTTGCTTAAGGAAGAGTGTTTTATCATCATTCTGAATCGCACTGTCTAAAGAACACAGTCATTAGTGATATTGGCAGAGTGAGTTAGGTAATCTTTAGACTGATCTCCCTTTTGGTATTAAATGTTTTCTAATCACTGGGGGATTTGATGGCTCTTGGCTCTTGTACCATCAGACACCTACCTTTATTCTTGGTTTTTTCCTGGGACCAAAACCTGCTACTTCTGTTGGACCCCTGATCTGTGGTTGTCTTGGTTTCAGACAGATCTGTCTCTTCAGAAAGCCAAACAAGCACAGATGATACCTTTGCTTTTCACTTTAGGTTTGATTTATGCACTTGTACCTCTGACTTGATTCTTTTGCCTGACACTTCCTgagttttgtttctttggttactctctttGAATAACATCAACCATACCACAAGAAAACCTGTGGCTTTACAGTGGGGCGGGGAAAAGGGTTCAAAACACCTGCTTATTTCTTTCAATAACATATTTTCGCCTTAGCCACAGAAAAAAGAAGATCCACAGCTACCTCGGAAAAGCTCCCCGAAATCCACAGCACCTGTCATGGATTTGTTAGGCCTTGGTAAGAGTCAGACTTGCCCACTCCCATAATCTTACAAATTCTCTCTgaccctgggaagctgggcagagATGGGAGTCTTTCAGTTTGTATCCCTGTCACTAAGAGTGTTCTCTCATGTTCTTCCTATTGTTTTGTATCTGAGCAGTTGTGCTAAGAAAGTTTTACTGTGACATTTTCAGAGTGACAGTACAATGGAGTGGTTCAGAATACAGCCTTGAGAGccagagtcccagctctgccacttgcggTTATGTGACATTGGGTAGTTACGTACCGTCTGAACATTCCTTTCCTGTCTATGCAATGAGGATGATATAAGTGTCCATGTCAAAGGTGTTGCTGGAAGGATGAAGTGAGATAATGCCTCTAAAGCTCTTAGCCCCTTGCTTGGCACATACTAAGCCCTCAGTACATGGTAGCAGTTTTCCTTAAACCAGCACCTGTGAGCCTTGCCCCCTCCCTCTCATTTTTCAGGTGCAACCTGTTTCTGAGATGGCCCCTTATCTTGTGCTCATTTTTCTCCAAACCTTAAAACCCTGCCCCATTCAGAAGTAAACCTGTTCTTTATCTTTCACAGTACTGATGGCTGTACTTTATTTCAATCCATTTCTGCTGATTTAGGTTATTGGCTACTTAGGCTTCtaattttaatgtatctttaattTATCTCTGAAAATGAATCCTACACAGTGTTGTCCCTCAAATAGCCAGAAAGGAGCCAGCGCCCTGTGCCTGATAGCTGGGCTGCAGGCTTCTCCAGAGAGCTCTTGGGAATGTGGGGCAAGGCCTCTCGTGAGATGCCCCATCCAAGCTAGATGGTTCCAGAAGCCTAGATTTCCAGACCCATGATGGGAGTGTACGGGCTTTCCCTGTCTTCATTGTGTCTACAATAGAAGGAAGGCCTGGGCTTAATGAGCagtgctacattttttttttttaactttaatcttTCTTTTCAGATGCTCCTGTGGCCTGCTCCATTACAAGCAGTAAGACCAGCAATGCCCTAGAGAAGGACTTAGATCTTTTGGCCTCTGTTCCATCCCCCTCTTCTTCAGCTTCCAGAAAGGTGAGTTTTGTGGGCTCCTCAGGATTTAAAGAGTGGTATTCTGAAAAGAGTGATTTTGATAACTTAATCATGGAGCTGAGTCATGCTTCCTTGATGGAACTAGGCTTTGGTTTTCTTGGTTCTTGATTCTTACCTTAATACTGCGTTGTCTCTGTTACAGCCTAAGATTACTGttcattccattctctccctTTGAGAGGGCTTCTGTCTAAGGTGTGTAAGATTGTACGGCTGATACTTTAGGTCAACTCCTCGGCCTGAGTTATTGCCAGAGGATTTGTAGGTGTGAAAGACTTTTGATGGCTACTATTTGTGGAATATCTGCTATGTACCAGGCACAGTGCTaggtgtttttatatatttcacttaTAATTGAAAATCTtcgggtggcaatggtaagatatgtacacatataataccttaataaaagaaaaaattgaaagaaaaaaaaaaagaaaatcttcattACAACCCTGCAAAAtgatattttatagatgaggaaactttaGTTCAGAAAATTTATGTGCCCAGCCTCTTGATACACAATAGTAAATGGCTACTCTGGGATCTAACCTCAGTTCTTTCTGGCTGTATCATTTgtaggtgattttatttttaaaatttattttatatttttagcaaaTTACATTGTTTTGCTAAAGAACAAAGCATTGTTCCAGAGCTTAACTATTAGGTGTTTTCTGATATTTGTATGGTAAAAATGTCAGGAGGTAGGTTCCATGCCAACTACTAACTTCAGCcatcaattcttttttttgtttattttttaaaatatatttttatcgatttcaggaaggaaggaaaagagagagcgctatagaaacatcaatgatgagagagaagagaatcattgatcggctacctcctgcacgccccctactggggatcgagcctgcaatctgggcatgtgcccttgactggaatcaaactcggaacccttcagtccacaggctgatgctctatccactgagctgaaccggctagggcttttttgatttttttttgttaatcttcacccgatgatatttttcccattaatttttttttttttttagagtgaaagggagtgagggggtggaggagagagaaacattgatgtgaagagagacacatcgattggtttcttCCCACATGCACTCTGACCCGGCCctggatcaaacttgcaacccaggtacacgcctttgactgggaatcgaaccagcaacccttcagtgtgtgagctgacattctaaccactgagccacatcggccagggccaGCCATCAGTTCTCATTGCACATGTTAGAAGCAACAGAGAAATGAGGGAGATCTTTACAGAGATTCCCATGAGGACCATTCCATTGTCCCCCTGCCCTCTTTGCCCTAAGGTGGTAGGTTCCATGCCAACTGCAGGGAGTGCCGGCTCTGTTCCTGAAAACCTGAACCTGTTTCCAGAGCCAGGGAGCAAATCAGAAGAAACCGGCAAGAAACAGCTCTCTAAAGACTCCATCCTCTCACTGTATGGATCCCAGACGCCTCAGATGCCTGCCCCAGGTACATGTCTTGGGGGGGCTGGCAATATGCCAGATAGAGACACGAGGACTTAAATGTAGAAATTATTTGTTGCGACAGGGCAGTTGCTTTGGGGCAGTGATAGCATACTCCAAACAAGCCTGAACATGAATGACATTTCTTGTGACGCCACAGAGTATCAGCAGATTCTTCTGTGGGCTCTGGTGTCACATGTCTGTGAAGTCTGACTCAAGTCTGGATCTAGACCTTAAAGGGGAAGTAGCTAGGTCAGCCACCCTCTGGTGGGAAGCCATGACAAGTCTTGTAGGCAGTCTGTCTGACTGTGTGGCTGTGTAAAAGAGCATTCTGAGTTGAGTAGTCCTGAGAAATTCTAGTTGGAAAGGAGCAGCCAGTGAGACTTTGGACTGACTTTGTGTGCTTTCCTAACAAATCTGTACGTATGTTCTCTTGGCAGCAATGTTCATGGCTCCTGCTCAGATGGCATATCCCACAGCCTACCCCAGCTTCCCTGGGGTTGCACCTCCTAATAGCATAATGGGGAGCATGATGCCCCCACCAGTAGGCATGGTAGCTCAGCCAGGGGCTTCTGGGATGGTTGCCCCCATGGCCCTGCCTGCAGGCTATATGGGTGGTGTGCAGGCACCAATGATGGGTGTGCCAAATGGAATGATGACCACCCAGCAGGCTGGCTACATGGCAGGCATGGCAGCTATGCCCCAGACTGTGTATGGGGTTCAGCCAGCTCAGCAGCTGCAATGGAACCTTACTCAGGTAAGCTACCCCGTTTTATTTGGGACAAGAGTTTTCAGACTTCCTCAAGGCCATTTCACTTTGTGTCTCCCTCTGATCCTTTAAATCTTCACAGTAGATGAGATAACACGAGAGACATTCTTATGCTTAGGTTTgcgtttttttctttcttctttctagaAGGTCTATCCAAATTCAGACTTTCTGCAGAGTTCTGGATTCCTGTAGAATAAGGATAACTGCCAAAACCTAAATCTCTCCATGCAtccatcaaaacaaaaacaaaagcaacctaTACTGATAAACAAGGAGGGCAAATAAAACCTCCCATAACTTACCCACGGCTACCACGTCCAGTAGACAGAATGCTACAGACTTCAAATTACATGGCAGTCGGCATATAAACACCTAAACCCAGCAGAGCCGGCATCACGGAGAAGGTGACAGACCATAGATGAAATCATccccagaaagagaaagacctACCCTGACTGGAAACACGCTGAGAAGAGATCTGAGACCTGGTAGATTAGGGCTCTATTTATATGGAGAATCAAAAATAAGGGATTGAAATATATAGGATTATAGGTGGTAGCCCTGGAAAACATGGCTTCTAGGGGAGGTGGGATGACTTACAAGGAGAATTGATCTTTGAAGGATGGTGTATTTCACCATCTTTCTCCCTGCAAAATAGTCATTTCCCTGTACTAACAGAAGAGGGTGCTCTTGAACTAAAAATGACACTGATGGGTTGTAACACAGAGAAGAATGACAACTAAGAATTGTAGAAAAATAGGTATCACATATTCTCAAAGAAATATGCTTCAGGTATGTATTAATTAATATGAAAAACATAATGACAGTTACTACCTTAGCCAAGTGATCAAACGTAAAATTACCAGTAGTGGGACCAGTTAATATCATGTGCTTTCTGGTATCTTGCACTAAGACCTAAGAAGGGCACAATATCACCTACATAAATTCTTGCCAGAAATGGATTCAATCATATAAAATCCAAATGGAAGGATTTTCTGCCAAGTAAGTGGCCTAGATTCTTAAAACAgtgtcaggaaaaaaagaaaaatgtggcgGGGGAAGTGTTCtagattaaaggagactaaagagataggaaaatgaaatgcatatCAGAAAACTGCATTAATCTTACATCTCTTGAGCGTGTTCATTGTGTTGTTTGTTATGAAACACTTACTGACGTAATGGGTGAAATGTCACAATATCTGTAGTTTTCAGTGCCCACCACATTTTTCAAGTTTATACAGATGTATCAGAAAAGACGGCAAAATGCTAATAATTGGTGAATTTAAGAAAGGAATAGATGGGCTTCATTGTACTATTTCTTTCAGCTTTTCTGTAAGcttgacattttctttaaaagttggTGAGAGAAAAATAGACTCCTAAAGAAAAAGAACTTCTGGAGAAAATGTCCTGGGCTTAGGAAATGGAAGGCATTTTGCTTTGATAGATTGTTTCTTCTATTCTCTGCCAGAGGCCGGTCTCTCCGTCTAATTCTGAAAGAGGCCCTGACCCCACTGCCTCTTCTCCCGACAACTTCCCTTCTCGGGACCGAAGACACGTTGGCTTTCTGTGTGCCTTCCTTTGTTCACCTGAACACTCCggtgtcttcctctctctgcttgAGTCTGCGCAAGCACTTCCACTGCAGTAATAACTCTGCTGGAGATCAGGCGGGGGCGCTGGCGAGGGGCTTCTCTGTACCCTCGGGGTTGTCGACGGCAAATGAACAGTCGGCCCCTTCTGTTTAGGATGAGGG
Coding sequences within it:
- the SMAP2 gene encoding stromal membrane-associated protein 2 isoform X2, whose product is MQEMGNGKANRLYEAYLPETFRRPQIDPAVEGFIRDKYEKKKYMDRSIDISALKKEKDDKWKRGNEPASEKKMEPIVFEKVKMPQKKEDPQLPRKSSPKSTAPVMDLLGLDAPVACSITSSKTSNALEKDLDLLASVPSPSSSASRKVVGSMPTAGSAGSVPENLNLFPEPGSKSEETGKKQLSKDSILSLYGSQTPQMPAPAMFMAPAQMAYPTAYPSFPGVAPPNSIMGSMMPPPVGMVAQPGASGMVAPMALPAGYMGGVQAPMMGVPNGMMTTQQAGYMAGMAAMPQTVYGVQPAQQLQWNLTQMTQQMAGMNFCGANGMLSYGQSMSGGNGQAASQTLSSQMWK
- the SMAP2 gene encoding stromal membrane-associated protein 2 isoform X1, whose translation is MTGKSVKDVDRYQAVLANLLLEEDNKFCADCQSKGPRWASWNIGVFICIRCAGIHRNLGVHISRVKSVNLDQWTQEQIQCMQEMGNGKANRLYEAYLPETFRRPQIDPAVEGFIRDKYEKKKYMDRSIDISALKKEKDDKWKRGNEPASEKKMEPIVFEKVKMPQKKEDPQLPRKSSPKSTAPVMDLLGLDAPVACSITSSKTSNALEKDLDLLASVPSPSSSASRKVVGSMPTAGSAGSVPENLNLFPEPGSKSEETGKKQLSKDSILSLYGSQTPQMPAPAMFMAPAQMAYPTAYPSFPGVAPPNSIMGSMMPPPVGMVAQPGASGMVAPMALPAGYMGGVQAPMMGVPNGMMTTQQAGYMAGMAAMPQTVYGVQPAQQLQWNLTQMTQQMAGMNFCGANGMLSYGQSMSGGNGQAASQTLSSQMWK